The genomic region GCTGCAAGGCATTCCTTTGAATCAACCATCCAACAAATTGATGTTTGGGAAGACACCAATTATTCCAAATATGGCTAGACCACACCATACTCTGGAATTTGTTTCTCAGCAACTCATACCCCTGGCTGACAGAATAGCCCTTGGTACTTAGTATCCACTGATCATTAGAGTAACCAGATGCCAACATATCCCTAACTCTACACACATTCTTACATCCCCAGCTGATGTCACCACTGGGACTATAATCAGTCCAGGTACTATCCTTTAAGTAGATTTGACTGACTCATCTCACCCACAACCTGTTAGGGCAGCAGTAGATCCACCAAACCAACTTCCCAATGGTAGCATAATTCCAGGCTAGGCTATCTCTGATACCTAGACCCCCTTCATGTTTAGGAGAGCACACCTTTTcccaactaactaatggaactcTGATATAATCAGCACTACCATCCCACAGGTAGTTTCTGCAAATGACATTAACCTTGTTCAGAACTCCCTTTGGAATCACAAAAATATTAACCCAATAACTATATAATGCTGTAAGCACTGAGTTAACCAGGAGCAACCTTCCATCATATGAAAGTTTTCTTGAACCAAAGCTCCTAATTCTAGAGACCAACTTCTCTACTAAAATATTACAATCACTTTTCTTCATCCTCCCACAAGTAATAGGGACGCCTAAATATCTGAAAGGAAGTTGGCCTTCAGTAAACCCTGCTACCTGAAGAATATCAAGTTTCACCCAATgctgaaccccattaaagtatGCATTGGTCTTGGCTGGACTCATCTGCAGACCAGATGCACATGAAAAAGTAGCAAAAGACCTAAGGAGAATCATAATGGATTCAATGTCCCCCTTACTGAACAGGAGAAGGTTGTCAGCAAACATTAGGTGAGTCAACTTCATCTTGCTGCAGAGGGGATGATGTTTAAAGGGCATACTAGTAGTTGTATAATGCAAAATTCTACTAAGGTATTCCATAGCTATAGTAAAaagtgttggaataagtgtcctccgacaataatgcgatcacaactgttgatcataatgatcacatgtttaaatctcattttaagaatacatgtgggatgtaatattttacagtcaactggtccacacatatcggtaatgattggtcgactagagtttgacattcatgtcgtgcgacggtggtgatcagttgatccccttaggtcatacctaaagggtaacactcttaattgattatttaattgatcgtatgctgatacgggttaattaaattgcttaaaattgacggacgattttgtgagtattattgacgtatcttattgtaattcgattaaataagatacggtctaagtaatcaaattgttttattacttagatagaattattgtttacgaaacaattaaaactgaatgaataatttattataaatacaagatgttgtgatttataattggtaaaccgttttggtacaagtaattatgaattactaagtcgattttgtacatgacgtatttttattaatacgttgatttttaatatgttaaaaatacattacaattacacatgactagtgacatgtgacaattgacaaatgacaaaatataaaatggacctcacattttataagtgccgaaaaatggagggagtatatgtttaaattgtgttaaataattaagtggaaTGCAAAATGATTACACTACTTCTAGCTATGCATGCCTAATTgattttgtgaagagcatcttggccatgcattggctccttttctTCCTCCACTCGGTTTCCACCTAGAAAAACTAGAGTTTTTTCTTCCATAATCATTCTACTTTTACACTACATTTTTTCTAGTGTAATATTATTCCATTCTCTAAGATATTACTAGAACTTAGAGATAGAAAATACTCCATCATTCTTtccttctcttggccgaaaaacaagagagcaaaaataatattttgggtcaatttttagtaagattaatattgttctagatcaaataatattagtcttttaagaggttatcttgggtattcatctttgggagggattctaagcttgaatctttgttcatccatataaggaaagctcaagaacaagtaagaaggagatcttacttgtgccctttgatccgaaattttatagtaaggaaaacgatttcttctctattcttattcatgtttgcatgcataagatttgtaattattttatgactaaataatttatcacatatatgaatatgtaaattaatgagattaatattttctaacaagcggtatcatgagccttaggttgtttgcatgcaaatcggttattgtttttccgagttatacgattaacaaacaaaacttataaatttgtgtttattatgacatatcacgaatttaatttgcatgttaaagtttctggtcctaaaatgtatttagtattttttggtttatttatggatttttattgttcattttatataataatggccataaaatgtgatttttatgataaaaatgtcattgttggactaaaaatagctaaacttcgatttttccagtggtttttggatatgttttcacatatattatctactgatggcctgtaaattttcaagataaaatgagttgttatgctcgaaatatggatttttcaagttaaaatcgtatttaaatggaaaaataggttaatatgagatatatttcgaatatggtcataggaatttagtatgttgtcacatgcaattttacaagatgtgtgtaaaatatttggctataatgaagtccttatgcatgatttatgaatttttgatgaaaaatcacataaatagtgactttaattagtaaaaattgctaaaacatacttcattaGGGCTGTAAATGATCCGAGCCGGCTCGACAAGCCCTCggaatcggctcggtcaaagctcggctcgagcTCGGTCAAAACGAGCTCGAGCTCGAACTCGAGCCGAGCTTGGCTAAatacgagccgagcccgagctcagCAAGGCTCGGCTCGGAAGCTCGTTTAGGCTCGTTTATAGTTTTTTTTGtacaatatttatatttttaatattaattttattataaattatatgttatttagtcatgtataattatattatattataataatttttagaattttataatcttatttattatttaaaaatatttatatttagttaGATTAAAAAAAGTTAGaaagtgaaaataatataaagaCAAAACGAGCTCGATTAGaactcgagccgatctcgagcttcaATTTTTTAAGCTCGACGAgcttcgagccgagcccgagctcgagctaaaaaattcgagccgagcccgagcccaCCCGAGCTCTAGCTCAGATCGGCTCGTTTACACCCctatacttcatgactaagaaaaaacgtcacatattatattttatcacatctttcagatctaaaagtgaaaagttaagaaaaataatttttctcatatttttacggTAATAATCGATAAatcggataaaccgcaacattgtttttctcgataaatttcgaaatttttaacctaagttttgaatattatgagtgtcatggtatttttacattgaatttatttgaaatttttatgatttatttgaagtttatgacataattttgtatttttgagtccatttatgaacaatgttaagaaatataagttaattattgtcaatatgttagtggagactaattttgagtcctaagttggttagggtaattaacttgtacataaatatgaatttatgtaattataaaaggttaaatcacgcaaatccataaaaaccgattaatatacgatattggctccttaaaggcgatttagcataaaattgggcatgttcatacatattataatgctgcattttagttatgattgtcatattttaattttatgtaatttttgaattatgtaattttacttagtatggccttagttttaattggtattacccgaaatgtatgggaatatcgattcggttgtaatttattgtgatctcgtatcaccgttttgtaatttaatagatttaaattttaattacaaatgtatactaggaaattatgtaattcatttacaattttatttattactttgtaatttcctggagtttccatgaagacggtgttacctcgagatgcgtgccaagaccgaagttcaagggaccaatggagttggtttccgaatttgtaatagtttattagatttactattctaggaaggccatactaggattttatttatgctttgcattttatttatatgttgcatgcatcgctaaatcgccataactaaaacatgcattatcattaaatcgagttgatcgaccgtgtcaattacaattatcgtagttcaccgctttagttcacttaaaacgtgatagataataaattgacatgacctctcgctaaaaataaacaattgagacttagccttaccaaaaagtagaaaccatgaaaacctatttcgtgagggagtgcactcggccacaccggggtacaaaccttgttacgtaggggaagtgggtgataaatgtctatccaccgaattcatgttgatgagggatttatcggccacaccgtgcccaagttaatgtgggtttggatcatggacacatttattcgaaatttggattgagctcaacggaagtattcgtgaccgtagtcgcatgtgttccgggctaaagataaatattaatgtaattttatcgaccaagagttctaaaagtagaatcgattaaagagttaatccaccgagttatattgataagggattcatcggccacaccgtgcccaagttaatatgaatttggatcttggaatcatttatcatagttgggtagaggtcactatgtaaatgctttacttgttatttacaagtattactaaaacgataaatgttaagttttccactattccgttatcatattgttctatttctttaccacaattcatatacgatatcatttcgatttttgattcaaatctccattaaaatatcgtaactaaagacaaatatgaattttcttctaaaacctcgaattatccattgtaaggatctcttgtgaagagtatagatggaagttatttgtgatcaaaagggtttttgattcttgactaacatatctacttac from Silene latifolia isolate original U9 population chromosome 3, ASM4854445v1, whole genome shotgun sequence harbors:
- the LOC141649019 gene encoding uncharacterized protein LOC141649019; the protein is MEYLSRILHYTTTSMPFKHHPLCSKMKLTHLMFADNLLLFSKGDIESIMILLRSFATFSCASGLQMSPAKTNAYFNGVQHWVKLDILQVAGFTEGQLPFRYLGVPITCGRMKKSDCNILVEKLVSRIRSFGSRKLSYDGRLLLVNSVLTALYSYWVNIFVIPKGVLNKVNVICRNYLWDGSADYIRVPLVSWEKVCSPKHEGGLGIRDSLAWNYATIGKLVWWIYCCPNRVRDMLASGYSNDQWILSTKGYSVSQGYELLRNKFQSMVWSSHIWNNWCLPKHQFVGWLIQRNALQLKGKLFSLGIVSDDLCMLCSNASETVEHLFQNCEYSRRLLDLFPRSVAWYCLMPILSCGLGSVQLQKLKKGFCCLSCSLSFIKSGCRGTRQELREAFYGLS